From the genome of Perca flavescens isolate YP-PL-M2 chromosome 1, PFLA_1.0, whole genome shotgun sequence, one region includes:
- the ric3a gene encoding protein RIC-3, whose protein sequence is MSITTCQKVTLISCSVLCISLFLPRMLLPRGKKEMGRPEVGPGFYPPVMHQLSLPEDPERWGVDPSYSMTHSAEAMAKVKGIGRGKKYNLMAQAIPIYGFGILLYIFYIIYKLTCKGETTKSGNYTTVTKANIENRITPDELVRLQERLLRTEAMMERIVSAKNRGSGSSGRRRKSKTSISKKEEKLLKQLRQITQLIQEGRLEAVSPEMEAEEVPYCADWEGYPEETYPEYDEPYKRRGFHTFTLEEPPHQLTAEALAERMEQEEEEIMARKLSIVKEEDEEPAAERKQERLGLQLSKELQCLNGGKKQISFSDHKDVFCYPKECTYEEEEEEKQEEVGEEDEGTEGEEEEEEDEDDPVMEAESLQFSCEGCPNPEEEAEEDKEEYLLVSEPVEEDSPIHADMPKEVGASGLRMRNRRET, encoded by the exons ATGTCTATAACAACTTGCCAGAAGGTTACTCTTATATCATGCTCTGttctctgtatttctcttttCCTGCCCAGAATGCTTTTACCCAGAGGGAAAAAGGAGATGGGACGGCCTGAGG TTGGACCGGGGTTCTACCCTCCTGTGATGCACCAGCTGTCATTGCCAGAGGACCCAGAACGGTGGGGTGTGGACCCTTCGTACTCCATGACACACAGTGCTGAGGCCATGGCCAAAGTAAAAGGCATTGGACGGGGCAAAAAGTACAACCTAATGGCTCAAGCAATACCCATATATGGCTTTGGGATACTTCTTTACATCTTCTATATAATCTATAAG CTGACATGTAAGGGGGAGACTACTAAATCAGGAAACTACACAACAGTAACCAAGGCAAACATCGAGAATAGGATTA CACCCGATGAGCTTGTTAGGCTTCAGGAGAGACTTCTGCGAACAGAAGCGATGATGGAGAGGATTGTCTCTGCAAAGAATCGTGGTTCTGGGAGTAG TGGCAGAAGGAGGAAGAGTAAAACTTCTATATCAAAGAAGGAGGAGAAATTACTCAAGCAACTTAGACAGATCACACAGCTGATACAGGAGGGCCGGTTGGAGGCAGTCTCCCCAGAGATGGAGGCTGAGGAGGTCCCCTACTGTGCAGACTGGGAAG GCTACCCAGAGGAGACCTACCCAGAGTATGATGAGCCCTATAAAAGACGTGGATTTCACACCTTTACACTAGAGGAACCCCCCCACCAGCTTACCGCTGAAGCCCTGGCAGAGAGGATGGagcaagaggaggaagagattATGGCAAGGAAACTATCCATAGttaaagaggaggatgaagag CCTGCTGCAGAAAGAAAGCAAGAGAGACTTGGTTTGCAGTTGAGCAAAGAGCTACAGTGTCTTAATGGAGGCAAGAAGCAAATTAGCTTTAGTGACCACAAAGATGTGTTCTGCTACCCTAAAGAGTGTACttatgaagaggaggaagaagagaagcaAGAGGAGGTAGGGGAAGAAGATGAGGGCACAgagggggaagaggaggaagaagaggatgaaGATGATCCAGTGATGGAGGCAGAGAGCCTGCAGTTCAGCTGTGAGGGTTGTCCCAACCCAGAGGAGGAAGCAGAGGAGGATAAAGAAGAGTATTTGTTAGTGTCAGAGCCTGTGGAGGAAGACAGCCCTATCCATGCAGACATGCCTAAGGAAGTCGGGGCGAGTGGTCTGAGGATGCGGAACAGGAGAGAGACGTAA